One stretch of Alcaligenes faecalis DNA includes these proteins:
- a CDS encoding MarR family winged helix-turn-helix transcriptional regulator, which produces MSKTPVSIPDSSVETNLAFQMANIIYKLDQTLRSTTLREHNMTYVHFRVLQYLWDKDGRSIGEIAKAIVVHQPVLSRVIDQMEERELVQRRTDENDSRYMRVYLSETGRERYAQVWPAAKEMIDDALSVLNPNEREDLGRMLRNVATHLAT; this is translated from the coding sequence ATGAGCAAAACTCCCGTCTCCATCCCTGACAGCAGTGTAGAAACCAATCTGGCCTTCCAAATGGCCAACATTATCTACAAGCTGGACCAAACCCTGAGATCGACCACCCTGCGTGAGCACAATATGACCTATGTGCACTTCCGGGTCTTGCAGTACCTGTGGGATAAAGACGGGCGCAGCATCGGGGAAATTGCCAAGGCCATTGTGGTGCATCAGCCGGTCTTGAGCCGGGTGATTGACCAGATGGAAGAGCGTGAATTGGTGCAGCGCCGCACGGATGAAAACGACAGCCGCTATATGCGCGTGTACCTGAGCGAAACGGGCCGTGAGCGCTATGCGCAAGTCTGGCCCGCCGCCAAGGAAATGATTGATGATGCGCTGTCCGTGCTCAATCCGAATGAGCGCGAGGACCTGGGCCGCATGCTGCGCAATGTCGCCACCCATCTGGCAACCTGA
- a CDS encoding metallophosphoesterase family protein, with protein sequence MLRILHTADWQIGRQYSRFELEDAAALAEARFKAIEKLAALATEHRADLIVVAGDVFDSQTLSDRNLRRSFNAMAGFTGPWLLLPGNHDAALSESVWTRARRLNCIPDYVHVLDTPALFLLDSLKLAVLPAPLTQRQTYQDLSDWFDQAESPAGYWRLGLAHGSVSGVLEHLDSHNLIDQNRVQRAKLDYLALGDWHGTVKINERCYYSGTPEPDRFRDNDSGQALLVEISEPGATPVVQALPVAQHPWRSIQQHLNDDTDLDLLERDLNALTDQSVVELELSGQLSLSGFERLESILGQAQARCRAWDCQREALRLAPSEEDLDALQADGYLQAALKQLQELRHGSQQQAAEDALLILAGLLRDKEGGHAP encoded by the coding sequence ATGCTACGAATCCTGCATACAGCCGATTGGCAAATAGGTCGCCAGTACTCGCGTTTCGAGCTGGAGGACGCGGCCGCCCTGGCTGAGGCGCGTTTCAAGGCGATCGAAAAGCTGGCCGCGCTGGCTACAGAACATCGTGCCGATCTGATTGTGGTGGCAGGCGACGTCTTTGATTCGCAGACCCTGAGCGATCGCAATCTGCGCCGCAGTTTCAATGCCATGGCGGGTTTCACCGGCCCCTGGCTGCTCCTGCCCGGCAACCATGACGCGGCCTTGAGCGAAAGCGTCTGGACACGCGCCCGCCGCTTGAACTGCATTCCCGATTACGTGCATGTGCTTGATACACCGGCGCTTTTTCTGCTGGATAGCCTGAAACTTGCGGTCCTGCCCGCGCCTTTGACGCAACGTCAGACCTATCAGGACTTGAGCGACTGGTTCGATCAGGCCGAAAGCCCGGCAGGCTACTGGCGTCTGGGTTTGGCACACGGCAGCGTCAGCGGGGTGCTGGAGCATCTGGATAGCCATAATCTGATTGATCAGAACCGCGTACAGCGCGCCAAACTGGACTATCTGGCGCTGGGCGACTGGCACGGCACCGTCAAAATCAACGAACGCTGTTACTACAGCGGCACACCCGAGCCGGACCGCTTTCGGGATAACGATTCCGGCCAGGCCTTGCTGGTGGAAATCAGCGAGCCGGGCGCAACGCCTGTGGTTCAAGCCTTGCCGGTTGCACAGCACCCTTGGCGCAGCATCCAGCAGCATTTGAATGACGACACGGATCTGGACCTGCTGGAGCGGGATTTGAATGCCTTGACCGATCAAAGCGTGGTGGAGCTGGAGCTGTCTGGCCAACTGAGCCTGAGCGGTTTTGAGCGTCTGGAGAGCATTCTGGGACAGGCCCAAGCCCGTTGCCGCGCCTGGGATTGCCAGCGCGAGGCCTTGCGTCTGGCGCCTTCTGAAGAAGATCTGGACGCCTTGCAAGCCGATGGTTATCTGCAGGCTGCACTGAAACAATTGCAGGAGCTGCGTCACGGCAGCCAGCAGCAAGCCGCTGAAGATGCCTTGCTAATTCTGGCCGGTTTGCTGCGCGATAAGGAAGGTGGTCATGCACCTTAA
- the nudC gene encoding NAD(+) diphosphatase produces MNFIFRGNEILVSSQEGQALIPAKPALDLAPAQWHALFPGDDCQDFACHVAAETPAPDGFIFRHLRGVLSQLGDQASIVNRAFQVSEWARSHRYCGVCGSAMERVKHELCFRCTSCGFSAYPRISPAMMVLIRDKDRILLASHSTYATARYTALAGFVEAGENLEEAIHREVMEEVGLRVDNIQYFGSQSWPFPHSLMVAYTAEYAGGDLRIQADEINDARWFGPGDALPDLPHTDSIAGRLIRANLPGQAKN; encoded by the coding sequence ATGAATTTCATTTTTCGTGGAAATGAAATATTGGTCAGCAGCCAAGAAGGACAAGCCTTGATTCCCGCCAAACCCGCGCTGGATTTAGCGCCGGCGCAATGGCATGCCCTTTTCCCGGGCGACGATTGTCAGGATTTTGCCTGCCACGTAGCGGCAGAGACTCCGGCTCCGGATGGCTTTATCTTCCGCCACTTGCGCGGAGTACTGTCGCAGCTGGGCGATCAAGCCAGTATTGTGAACCGGGCGTTTCAAGTTTCGGAATGGGCGCGCAGCCATCGTTACTGTGGTGTGTGTGGCTCGGCCATGGAGCGAGTGAAGCATGAGCTGTGTTTTCGCTGCACTTCCTGTGGCTTCTCGGCCTATCCCCGAATCTCCCCGGCCATGATGGTGCTGATCCGCGACAAGGATCGTATCTTGCTGGCCAGCCACTCCACTTATGCAACGGCGCGCTACACCGCCCTGGCCGGTTTTGTAGAAGCTGGAGAAAACCTGGAAGAAGCCATTCACCGCGAGGTCATGGAGGAAGTGGGGCTGCGCGTGGACAATATCCAGTATTTCGGCAGCCAGTCCTGGCCTTTCCCGCATTCGTTGATGGTGGCTTATACCGCCGAGTATGCCGGTGGCGATTTGCGCATTCAGGCTGACGAGATCAATGATGCGCGCTGGTTTGGCCCTGGTGATGCCCTGCCCGATCTGCCCCATACCGATTCCATTGCGGGTCGTCTGATTCGGGCCAATCTACCGGGGCAGGCCAAGAACTAA
- a CDS encoding YicC/YloC family endoribonuclease, whose product MIRSMTAFGSAKAESEAGTINIEMRSVNNRFLDLNLRLPEELRFAENLLRELAAQGVQRGKLELRVNFARSGTDQQRSLDMEAVERTAQMLQVARVAIPDLPAPELHTLLSNQSGNNSGMDPEVWLPMISQAFEAALQDFQATREREGQRLAQAMLDIRQDMSAIVDEVEQHLPSILTEQKNKIATRLHDALLQASPDGFALISGEELSARVAQEAAVFSLRIDVAEELARLRSHLTELELILNGDTSVASNKKSTRQGSTGKRLDFLFQEMNREANTLGSKAGSMDMTRASIDLKLCIEQLREQTQNIE is encoded by the coding sequence ATGATCCGTAGCATGACCGCGTTTGGCAGCGCCAAGGCCGAGTCCGAAGCAGGCACCATCAATATCGAGATGCGCAGCGTCAACAACCGCTTTCTGGACCTGAATCTGCGTTTGCCCGAGGAACTGCGCTTTGCGGAGAATCTGCTGCGCGAGCTGGCCGCCCAGGGCGTGCAGCGCGGCAAGCTGGAATTGCGGGTCAACTTTGCCCGCAGCGGCACGGATCAGCAACGCAGCCTGGATATGGAAGCGGTGGAGCGCACGGCACAGATGCTGCAAGTCGCACGTGTTGCCATCCCTGACCTGCCTGCGCCCGAGCTGCATACCTTGTTGAGCAATCAAAGCGGCAATAATTCGGGCATGGACCCCGAAGTCTGGCTGCCCATGATCAGCCAGGCTTTCGAGGCGGCCTTGCAGGATTTTCAGGCGACCCGAGAGCGTGAAGGCCAGCGTCTGGCCCAAGCCATGCTGGATATTCGCCAGGACATGAGCGCCATTGTGGATGAAGTCGAGCAGCACCTGCCCTCGATCCTGACGGAGCAAAAGAACAAGATTGCTACTCGTCTGCATGACGCCTTGCTGCAAGCCAGCCCGGACGGTTTTGCCCTGATTTCGGGCGAAGAGCTGTCTGCCCGCGTCGCTCAGGAAGCGGCCGTTTTCTCCCTGCGTATTGATGTGGCCGAGGAACTCGCCCGTCTGCGTTCGCATTTGACCGAGCTGGAGCTGATTTTGAACGGCGATACCAGTGTGGCGTCCAACAAGAAAAGCACACGCCAAGGCAGTACCGGCAAGCGTCTGGACTTCCTGTTCCAGGAGATGAACCGTGAGGCTAATACCTTGGGCTCCAAGGCAGGCAGCATGGACATGACGCGTGCCTCTATCGACTTGAAGCTGTGTATTGAGCAGCTGCGCGAACAGACCCAAAACATCGAGTAA